A window of the Deinococcus gobiensis I-0 genome harbors these coding sequences:
- a CDS encoding substrate-binding periplasmic protein, whose translation MLSRRILTLLALPLLLLGGAQARPYDQIRDIGVLRVGMPGDVAPFNLSAGKSMVGFEPDLIQEVARAMNLRVIFEQVPADDLLTALDQDKVDLVMNNLVITSTRENRFDFSVPYNCSGVSIASLGNYDKNTDLTGKTIAVPRNSIFETYVGKLPFEKTVRPFDTNVEVIRAVLTGQADATYAFTAMGPTFQRLYPKLPIHFSPALWSSPNGIAIKGGNESLRQAVNVSLGRYLRTPAYKALLNKYFAQDTSCKS comes from the coding sequence ATGTTGTCCCGCCGCATTCTGACCCTGCTCGCCCTTCCCCTCCTGCTCCTGGGCGGCGCCCAGGCCCGCCCCTACGACCAGATCCGCGACATCGGCGTGCTGCGGGTCGGCATGCCCGGCGACGTCGCGCCCTTCAACCTCAGCGCCGGCAAGAGCATGGTGGGCTTCGAGCCCGACCTCATCCAGGAAGTGGCGCGCGCCATGAACCTGCGCGTCATCTTCGAGCAGGTGCCTGCCGACGACCTGCTCACGGCGCTCGACCAGGACAAGGTCGACCTCGTCATGAACAACCTGGTCATCACCAGCACGCGCGAAAACCGCTTCGACTTCTCGGTGCCGTACAACTGCAGCGGCGTATCCATCGCCTCGCTCGGGAACTACGACAAGAACACCGACCTGACGGGCAAGACCATCGCCGTGCCGCGCAACTCGATCTTCGAGACCTACGTGGGCAAGCTGCCCTTCGAGAAGACGGTCAGGCCCTTCGACACCAACGTCGAGGTGATCCGCGCGGTGCTGACCGGGCAGGCCGACGCCACCTACGCCTTTACCGCCATGGGGCCGACCTTCCAGCGCCTGTACCCCAAACTGCCCATCCACTTCAGCCCCGCGCTGTGGTCCTCGCCCAACGGCATCGCCATCAAGGGCGGCAACGAGTCGCTGCGTCAGGCCGTCAACGTCTCGCTGGGGCGCTACCTGCGTACCCCCGCCTACAAGGCCCTGCTGAACAAGTATTTCGCCCAGGACACGAGCTGCAAGAGCTGA
- a CDS encoding phospho-N-acetylmuramoyl-pentapeptide-transferase — protein MPWTLVTALLSWFLVGLFIRVSKARGWGQPVRKDGPQTHLKKEGTPTAGGVPFVLALALAFFPLYLSGRGGDGRELVIMLAALGMGVIGGIDDLLKVRSRMVGGKKELLAREKFPLQLLVGLVFGFAAAPLASHELLPGLGGPLLLGAPLWDALLLTFVMIGSVNAFNFTDGLDGLLAGVGIIVLLPLVALSPSAALLVAALLGYLWFNASPARVFMGDMGSHAIGAVAAGAYVLYADVWLLPVAALIPVVAVLSVVIQVAYFKRTGKRFFRMAPIHHHFELLGWPETHVTVRFWVITAVMTGVAWWLLGGRP, from the coding sequence GTGCCCTGGACCCTGGTCACGGCGCTGCTGTCGTGGTTTCTGGTCGGCCTGTTCATCCGCGTGAGCAAGGCGCGCGGCTGGGGTCAGCCGGTCCGCAAGGACGGCCCCCAGACCCACCTGAAAAAGGAGGGCACGCCGACGGCCGGGGGCGTGCCCTTCGTGCTGGCGCTGGCGCTGGCGTTCTTTCCGCTGTACCTCTCGGGGCGCGGCGGCGACGGACGCGAACTGGTCATCATGCTCGCGGCGCTGGGCATGGGGGTCATCGGGGGCATCGACGACCTCCTGAAGGTCCGCTCGCGCATGGTCGGTGGCAAGAAAGAGCTGCTGGCGCGCGAGAAATTCCCGCTGCAACTGCTTGTCGGACTGGTCTTCGGGTTCGCCGCCGCGCCGCTCGCCAGCCACGAACTGCTGCCGGGGCTGGGCGGGCCCCTGCTCCTGGGCGCGCCGCTGTGGGACGCGCTGCTGCTCACCTTCGTGATGATCGGGTCGGTCAACGCCTTCAACTTCACCGACGGGCTCGACGGCCTGCTGGCGGGCGTGGGCATCATCGTGCTGCTGCCGCTGGTGGCCCTGTCGCCCTCGGCGGCGCTGCTGGTGGCCGCGCTGCTGGGCTACCTGTGGTTCAATGCCTCGCCCGCGCGCGTGTTCATGGGCGACATGGGCAGCCACGCCATCGGGGCGGTCGCGGCCGGGGCCTACGTGCTGTACGCCGACGTGTGGCTGCTGCCGGTCGCGGCCCTCATTCCGGTCGTGGCGGTGCTCAGCGTGGTCATCCAGGTGGCGTACTTCAAGCGCACCGGCAAGCGCTTTTTCCGCATGGCGCCCATCCACCACCACTTCGAGCTGCTGGGTTGGCCCGAGACGCACGTCACGGTGCGCTTCTGGGTCATCACGGCCGTCATGACCGGCGTGGCGTGGTGGCTGCTGGGCGGCCGACCCTGA
- a CDS encoding HAMP domain-containing protein, whose translation MKYTVVIRQPVPESIRPELEQQLTERFGLSAEQSARLAARRAGRLMKPTTRERAELLLELLTVVGAPANLEEVPEEPAARPAEDDAVLAPTLASPSVSSTSFTGFGPGSGLGAASPFGAAADPFAPAAASADPFAAAPAETGLDAGLPDWARTGRSGAATAVRTMPVPAAPIGAAPSGTGLPAAATLPPLATAADPFAAPASAPAPAGDDWADFAGSLSTPDTEAPERASTPKGPEFMTAVTETVVSDGKPAGRRRNLAQQITLGTLLPLVLSSLLTLALLALFLPGLQRQLVQDNAGVLAASLGTNLTTGSQSLAFSQIDDIVKNSQVGFVRVELPGGTSYLRSRTPDQNDRLNTELGQWVGSHPTGGTLSLNGTSYVVSRVTVVGDEIGRPSVVPAASATDANLIRRVTVGLPSAQADRNLQRTTLLVLLSTLAGLALAAWLALRSARRIVQPITELVKVADAISLGDLTRPVRAGNNDEIGDLAQALERMRLSLEAAMDRLRRRRRS comes from the coding sequence ATGAAGTACACCGTCGTCATCCGTCAGCCTGTCCCCGAATCCATCCGGCCCGAGCTGGAACAGCAGCTGACCGAGCGCTTCGGCCTGAGCGCCGAGCAGTCGGCCCGTCTGGCCGCGCGCCGCGCCGGACGCCTGATGAAACCCACCACGCGCGAGCGCGCCGAACTCCTGCTGGAACTGCTGACCGTGGTGGGCGCGCCCGCCAACCTGGAAGAGGTCCCGGAGGAACCGGCCGCCCGCCCGGCCGAGGACGACGCGGTACTCGCCCCCACCCTGGCCAGCCCCAGCGTGTCCAGCACCAGCTTTACGGGCTTCGGGCCGGGGAGTGGGCTGGGCGCGGCCTCGCCCTTCGGGGCGGCGGCCGATCCCTTTGCCCCGGCCGCGGCGAGCGCCGATCCCTTCGCGGCCGCCCCCGCCGAGACGGGGCTGGACGCCGGTCTGCCCGACTGGGCCAGGACCGGACGCAGCGGCGCGGCGACGGCCGTGCGGACCATGCCGGTACCGGCGGCGCCCATCGGGGCGGCCCCCAGCGGTACCGGGCTCCCGGCGGCGGCGACCCTGCCCCCGCTGGCGACGGCGGCCGACCCCTTCGCCGCCCCGGCCAGCGCGCCCGCACCCGCCGGCGACGACTGGGCCGACTTCGCCGGGTCCCTGAGCACCCCCGACACCGAGGCGCCCGAGCGCGCCAGCACCCCCAAAGGACCGGAATTCATGACGGCCGTGACCGAGACGGTCGTCAGCGACGGCAAACCGGCCGGCCGCCGCCGCAACCTGGCCCAGCAGATCACGCTCGGGACCCTGCTGCCCCTGGTGCTGTCCAGCCTGCTGACGCTGGCCCTGCTCGCGCTGTTCCTGCCGGGGCTGCAACGTCAGCTCGTGCAGGACAACGCGGGCGTGCTGGCCGCCTCGCTGGGCACCAACCTGACCACCGGCAGCCAGAGCCTGGCCTTCAGCCAGATCGACGACATCGTCAAGAACTCGCAGGTGGGGTTCGTACGCGTCGAGCTGCCGGGAGGCACCAGCTACCTGCGCTCGCGCACGCCGGACCAGAACGACCGCCTGAACACCGAGCTGGGCCAGTGGGTGGGCAGCCACCCCACCGGGGGCACGCTGTCCCTGAACGGCACCTCCTACGTCGTCAGCCGCGTGACGGTCGTCGGAGACGAGATCGGCCGCCCGAGCGTGGTCCCGGCGGCCAGCGCCACCGACGCCAACCTCATCCGGCGCGTGACGGTGGGGCTGCCCAGCGCCCAGGCCGACCGCAACCTCCAGCGCACCACCCTGCTCGTGCTGCTCTCGACCCTGGCGGGTCTGGCCCTGGCCGCCTGGCTGGCCCTGCGTTCGGCGCGGCGCATCGTGCAGCCCATCACCGAACTGGTGAAGGTCGCCGACGCGATCAGCCTCGGCGACCTGACCCGGCCGGTACGCGCAGGCAACAACGACGAGATCGGAGACCTCGCCCAGGCCCTCGAACGTATGCGCCTGAGCCTGGAAGCCGCGATGGACCGCCTGCGCCGCCGCCGCCGCAGCTGA
- a CDS encoding PA2169 family four-helix-bundle protein yields the protein MTDDQAVDHLQKLLGTVRDGETGFQEAAEHAEAASLKTLFQGRSAQRAKLATELETKISELGGQPRERGSVGAALHRTWLNVRDAVTGRDDYAVVAEAERGEDVAVGNYQETLDEGDLPADLRSFVQSQYDQIKSSHDEIRDLKHRMEADKK from the coding sequence ATGACCGACGATCAGGCCGTAGACCACCTCCAGAAGCTGCTGGGCACCGTACGTGACGGCGAAACCGGGTTCCAGGAAGCCGCCGAGCACGCCGAGGCCGCGTCCCTCAAGACCCTGTTCCAGGGCCGCTCGGCGCAGCGGGCCAAGCTGGCGACCGAGCTGGAAACCAAGATCAGCGAGCTGGGCGGCCAGCCCCGCGAGCGCGGCAGCGTGGGCGCGGCTCTGCACCGCACGTGGCTGAACGTGCGCGACGCCGTGACTGGGCGCGACGACTACGCCGTGGTGGCCGAGGCCGAGCGCGGTGAGGACGTGGCCGTCGGCAACTACCAGGAGACGCTGGACGAGGGCGACCTGCCGGCCGACCTGCGCAGCTTCGTGCAGAGCCAGTACGACCAGATCAAGAGCAGCCATGACGAGATCCGTGACCTGAAGCACCGCATGGAAGCGGACAAGAAGTAA
- a CDS encoding monothiol bacilliredoxin BrxC family protein: MTQTASQDPQVLVPLTTPEEVDQFLQDYPLAAVFKAGTCHKTMQGFGVLETFLQNHELPVGFIRVVDWRPASNHVAQRTGITHQSPQFILFKQGEPQFEVNNWDITPEALSPVFESHVPARSGEGAVATEDNAEPYRRLMHAFLDGQLSEWAFQDQYVTMFRDDASLRSQREFELLSRLFGDPDAYHGGLHQLGAPQERGDLKARVQTLLNDLG; this comes from the coding sequence ATGACCCAAACGGCCTCCCAAGACCCCCAGGTGCTCGTGCCCCTGACCACGCCCGAAGAGGTGGACCAGTTCCTCCAGGACTACCCGCTGGCCGCCGTGTTCAAGGCCGGCACCTGCCACAAGACCATGCAGGGCTTCGGCGTCCTGGAAACCTTCCTCCAGAACCACGAGCTGCCCGTGGGCTTCATCCGCGTGGTCGACTGGCGTCCGGCGAGCAACCACGTCGCGCAGCGCACCGGCATCACGCACCAGAGCCCGCAGTTCATCCTGTTCAAGCAGGGCGAGCCGCAGTTCGAGGTGAACAACTGGGACATCACCCCCGAGGCGCTCTCGCCCGTGTTCGAGTCGCACGTGCCTGCCCGCAGCGGCGAGGGGGCCGTGGCGACCGAGGACAACGCCGAGCCCTACCGCCGCCTGATGCACGCCTTCCTCGACGGCCAGCTCAGCGAGTGGGCCTTCCAGGACCAGTACGTGACGATGTTCCGCGACGACGCCAGCCTGCGCAGCCAGCGCGAATTCGAGCTGCTCTCGCGCCTGTTCGGTGACCCCGACGCCTACCACGGCGGGCTGCACCAGCTCGGCGCCCCCCAGGAGCGCGGCGACCTCAAGGCCCGCGTCCAGACCCTCCTGAACGACCTGGGCTGA
- a CDS encoding RelA/SpoT family protein: MDELRRLTADRPLPERRKIEEAFEFARDAHAGVNRKSGEPYITHPVAVAVILAKLGMDSDSLMAGLLHDTVEDVEGVTFAGIEALFGADVRRIVEGETKVSKLSKQGSQAAQVSDTGRDVQAENLRQMLVAMTADIRIIVVKLADRLHNMRTLGSMKPEKQARIARETMEIFAPLAHRLGIGQIKWELEDLSFRYLNPDAYEYLSTRLRTRQEEREALIAEAVAQLREGLDDDLELHEWVSGIDIAGRSKHLWSIHNKMQKEGKGLEQIFDLLAIRVILRPRDLVVPPGTDEKRRERAEETREKRICYHTVSVVHSMWTPLPGRFKDYIAVPKPNGYQSLHTTVISQSGQPIEVQIRSLRMHEVAEYGVAAHWMYKQGAGLAQKDRESWLAQLRELQNEINDASDYLDAVKTDILSQRVRVFTPKGLAVSLPAGSTPVDFAYHIHSRIGETTVGARVNGSIVPLAHHLGNGDMVEIVTSKNGKPSKDWLNFAVTRSARAKIRHHFRTEEREAALARGHELLERYLRKRQLPVRQLMRTKLLEEATGRLLGSRNPDDLYLALHAGKLTPSAVGRVLAPSLAQEQAAPLPGRRAPVPRAPEPGGVYVEGFTTSTKLSHCCKPIRGDQIMGYLTRGRGVSIHRIDCPNMIRLLAEEPERCVAASWEAGTAGSTIVELDVVAPDRGGLLADVLSVLTQQKVSPLKVEAGVRADDTAHIELRLAVSSNTELEAIRGALTGVTGVKDVLRMGRGKRASG; the protein is encoded by the coding sequence ATGGATGAGCTGCGCCGCCTGACCGCCGACCGGCCGCTGCCCGAGCGCCGCAAGATCGAGGAGGCCTTCGAGTTCGCGCGCGACGCGCACGCGGGCGTGAACCGCAAGAGCGGCGAGCCGTACATCACGCACCCGGTGGCCGTCGCGGTGATCCTGGCGAAGCTCGGCATGGACAGCGACTCGCTGATGGCCGGGCTGCTGCACGATACGGTCGAGGACGTCGAGGGCGTGACCTTCGCCGGAATCGAGGCCCTGTTCGGGGCCGACGTACGCCGCATCGTCGAGGGCGAGACGAAGGTCAGCAAACTCTCCAAGCAGGGCAGCCAGGCCGCGCAGGTCAGCGACACCGGGCGCGACGTGCAGGCCGAGAACCTGCGCCAGATGCTCGTCGCCATGACGGCCGACATCCGCATCATCGTGGTCAAGCTCGCCGACCGCCTGCACAACATGCGGACCCTGGGCAGCATGAAGCCCGAGAAGCAGGCGCGCATCGCCCGCGAGACGATGGAGATCTTCGCGCCGCTCGCGCACCGCCTCGGCATCGGGCAGATCAAGTGGGAACTGGAAGACCTCAGTTTCCGCTACCTGAACCCCGACGCTTACGAGTACCTCTCGACCCGCCTGCGCACCCGCCAGGAGGAGCGCGAGGCCCTGATCGCCGAGGCGGTGGCGCAGCTGCGCGAGGGCCTCGACGACGACCTCGAACTCCACGAGTGGGTGTCGGGCATCGACATCGCGGGCCGCAGCAAGCACCTCTGGAGCATCCACAACAAGATGCAGAAGGAGGGCAAGGGCCTGGAGCAGATTTTCGACCTCCTCGCCATCCGGGTGATCCTGCGCCCGCGCGACCTCGTGGTGCCGCCGGGGACCGACGAGAAGCGGCGCGAGCGGGCCGAGGAGACGCGCGAGAAGCGCATCTGCTACCACACGGTCAGCGTGGTGCACAGCATGTGGACGCCGCTGCCGGGCCGCTTCAAGGATTACATCGCGGTGCCCAAGCCCAACGGCTACCAGTCGCTGCACACGACCGTCATCAGCCAGAGCGGGCAGCCCATCGAGGTGCAGATCCGCTCGCTGCGCATGCACGAGGTCGCCGAGTACGGGGTGGCCGCCCACTGGATGTACAAGCAGGGCGCGGGGCTGGCCCAGAAGGACCGCGAGAGTTGGCTCGCGCAGCTGCGTGAGTTGCAGAACGAGATCAACGACGCCTCGGACTACCTCGACGCGGTCAAGACCGACATCCTCTCGCAGCGGGTGCGCGTATTCACGCCCAAGGGGCTGGCCGTGTCGCTGCCCGCCGGAAGCACGCCGGTCGATTTCGCGTACCACATTCACAGCCGTATCGGCGAGACGACCGTGGGCGCGCGGGTCAACGGCAGCATCGTGCCGCTGGCGCACCACCTGGGCAACGGCGACATGGTCGAGATCGTGACGAGCAAGAACGGCAAGCCCAGCAAGGACTGGCTGAACTTCGCCGTGACGCGCAGCGCCCGCGCCAAGATCCGCCACCACTTCCGCACCGAGGAGCGCGAGGCGGCCCTGGCACGCGGCCACGAACTGCTCGAGCGCTACCTGCGCAAGCGGCAGCTGCCGGTGCGCCAGCTCATGCGCACCAAACTGCTGGAGGAGGCGACCGGCCGCCTGCTGGGGTCGCGCAACCCCGACGACCTGTACCTCGCGCTGCACGCGGGCAAACTGACCCCCAGCGCGGTCGGCCGGGTACTCGCGCCCTCGCTGGCGCAGGAGCAGGCCGCGCCGCTGCCGGGCCGCCGCGCCCCGGTGCCGCGCGCCCCCGAGCCGGGCGGCGTATACGTCGAGGGCTTCACCACCTCGACCAAGCTCAGCCACTGCTGCAAGCCCATCCGGGGCGACCAGATCATGGGCTACCTCACGCGCGGGCGGGGGGTCAGCATCCACCGCATCGACTGCCCCAACATGATCCGGCTGCTGGCCGAGGAACCCGAGCGCTGCGTGGCGGCCTCCTGGGAGGCGGGAACGGCGGGCAGCACCATCGTCGAACTCGACGTGGTCGCGCCGGACCGTGGGGGCCTGCTGGCGGACGTGCTGAGTGTCCTGACGCAGCAGAAGGTGAGCCCCCTGAAGGTCGAGGCGGGGGTACGCGCCGACGACACCGCCCACATCGAGCTGCGGCTGGCAGTGTCCAGCAACACCGAGCTGGAGGCCATCCGGGGCGCACTGACGGGCGTGACCGGCGTGAAGGACGTGCTGCGGATGGGCCGGGGCAAGCGGGCGAGCGGCTAG
- the ffh gene encoding signal recognition particle protein, whose product MFESLGNKLQDILDRVGRESKLTEAQVKTAMREIRMALLEADVNFGVAKEFVARVSEKAVGQEVMGSLNAGQTVVKLVHDELVETLGGQAAQPTLTNEGNLWFMVGLQGAGKTTSTGKLAAFYKGKGRRVLLVAADTQRPAARDQLEVLAKQVGVPVLKVADGETPQETRRRLDEHLRADFRDLVIVDTAGRLQIDEALMDQLSDLQTELKPTETLLVVDAMTGQEALNVAQTFDARVKLSGLVITKMDGDARGGASLSARSVTGKPIYFAGTSEKLAGLEPFYPDRVAGRILGMGDVMGLIERAQQADLKAMEVKKPGDFDLEDLLTQLRQIRKMGPLGDLMKLIPGMSRALPEGFTVDEKQIQRIDAMISSMTAKERHNPKIIDGRRRKRIAAGSGVTVQDINKLLKMHEQMKEMMKMLQKFSGPGAGRGMKLPRQPNLPPSRGR is encoded by the coding sequence ATGTTCGAGTCGCTGGGCAACAAATTGCAGGACATCCTGGACCGGGTGGGCCGGGAGTCCAAACTCACCGAGGCGCAGGTCAAGACCGCCATGCGCGAGATCCGGATGGCGCTGCTCGAAGCCGACGTGAACTTCGGGGTCGCCAAGGAGTTCGTGGCCCGCGTCTCCGAGAAGGCGGTCGGCCAGGAGGTCATGGGTTCGCTCAACGCCGGGCAGACGGTCGTCAAGCTCGTCCATGACGAACTCGTCGAGACGCTCGGCGGCCAGGCAGCGCAGCCCACCCTGACCAACGAGGGCAACCTGTGGTTCATGGTCGGCCTTCAGGGGGCGGGCAAGACCACCAGCACCGGCAAGCTGGCCGCCTTCTACAAGGGCAAGGGCCGGCGCGTGCTGCTGGTCGCCGCCGATACCCAGCGCCCCGCCGCGCGCGACCAGCTCGAAGTGCTCGCCAAGCAGGTGGGCGTGCCGGTGCTCAAGGTGGCCGACGGCGAGACGCCGCAGGAGACCAGGCGCCGCCTCGACGAGCACCTCAGGGCCGACTTCCGCGACCTCGTGATCGTGGACACGGCCGGCCGCCTCCAGATCGACGAGGCGCTCATGGACCAGCTCTCGGACCTCCAGACCGAGCTGAAGCCGACCGAGACCCTCCTCGTCGTGGACGCCATGACGGGTCAGGAGGCGCTGAACGTCGCGCAGACCTTCGACGCGCGCGTGAAGCTCTCGGGGCTGGTCATCACCAAGATGGACGGCGACGCGCGCGGCGGGGCCTCGCTCTCGGCGCGCAGCGTGACGGGCAAGCCCATCTACTTCGCGGGGACCAGCGAGAAGCTCGCGGGCCTGGAGCCCTTCTACCCCGACCGGGTGGCGGGGCGCATCCTGGGCATGGGCGACGTGATGGGCCTGATCGAGCGCGCGCAGCAGGCCGATCTCAAGGCGATGGAGGTCAAGAAGCCCGGCGACTTCGACCTCGAAGACCTCCTGACGCAGCTGCGCCAGATCCGCAAGATGGGGCCGCTGGGCGACCTGATGAAGCTCATCCCCGGCATGAGCCGCGCGCTGCCCGAGGGCTTCACGGTGGACGAAAAGCAGATCCAGCGCATCGACGCCATGATCAGCTCGATGACCGCCAAGGAGCGCCACAACCCCAAGATCATCGACGGGCGCCGGCGCAAGCGCATCGCGGCGGGCAGCGGCGTGACCGTGCAGGACATCAACAAGCTCCTGAAGATGCACGAGCAGATGAAGGAGATGATGAAAATGCTCCAGAAGTTCAGCGGGCCGGGCGCGGGCCGGGGCATGAAGCTCCCTCGCCAGCCCAACCTGCCCCCCTCGCGCGGCCGCTGA
- a CDS encoding peroxidase-related enzyme (This protein belongs to a clade of uncharacterized proteins related to peroxidases such as the alkylhydroperoxidase AhpD.) translates to MTHNPDAAPISFLPLPTEDTAPEGVRRLWNKAQANLGFVPNVFRAQALNGEQFLAWWGYFNLLLNKEGFLTVAERELLAVVVSSLNRCVYCAVSHGAALREATGDARTADGAAVNWRQAALSPREQAMCAYAEKLTLRPAEMTEADLAPLRGEGLSDAQILELVQVVGMFNLTNRVSSALGFVPNAEYHVMGR, encoded by the coding sequence ATGACCCACAACCCAGACGCGGCCCCCATCTCTTTCCTGCCGCTGCCGACCGAGGACACCGCCCCGGAGGGGGTGCGCAGGCTGTGGAACAAGGCGCAGGCCAACCTCGGCTTCGTGCCCAACGTGTTCCGGGCACAGGCCCTGAACGGCGAGCAGTTTCTGGCGTGGTGGGGCTACTTCAACCTGCTGCTGAACAAGGAGGGCTTCCTGACGGTGGCCGAGCGCGAGTTGCTGGCTGTGGTCGTCAGCTCCCTGAACCGTTGCGTGTACTGCGCGGTCAGCCACGGGGCGGCGCTGCGGGAGGCGACCGGAGACGCGCGCACCGCCGACGGGGCCGCGGTGAACTGGCGTCAGGCGGCGCTCTCACCGCGCGAGCAGGCCATGTGCGCCTATGCCGAGAAGCTGACCCTGCGTCCCGCCGAGATGACCGAAGCCGATCTGGCACCGCTGCGCGGCGAGGGGCTGAGTGACGCCCAGATTCTGGAGCTCGTGCAGGTGGTAGGCATGTTCAACCTCACCAACCGCGTGAGCAGCGCGCTGGGCTTCGTGCCGAACGCCGAGTATCACGTGATGGGGCGCTGA
- a CDS encoding YqjF family protein: MTAAAPATGPDLPGWALRMVWRDLCFMHWPVAPHLLAPGLPRGLELDTYGGQAWLGVVPFRMTGVAPRGLPTVPGLSDFAELNLRTYVTVGGVPGVWFYSLDADQALGVRLARGLFHLPYFDARLWASHERGVTRYAGLRTHRGQPPLRFAAAYRPEGEEFTAPQGSLEAFLTHRLFLYSADRQGRVYRGPITHRPWPLRRARAVIRENTLAAPLGLDLMGLGEPHLLHAERLDVRAGLIRRV, encoded by the coding sequence ATGACTGCCGCCGCGCCCGCCACCGGACCCGACCTGCCCGGCTGGGCCCTGCGCATGGTGTGGCGCGACCTGTGTTTCATGCACTGGCCGGTCGCGCCGCACCTGCTCGCGCCGGGGCTGCCGCGCGGCCTGGAACTGGACACCTACGGTGGGCAGGCCTGGCTGGGCGTGGTGCCCTTCCGCATGACCGGCGTGGCCCCGCGCGGCCTGCCCACCGTACCGGGCCTGAGCGACTTCGCCGAACTGAATCTGCGGACCTACGTGACTGTCGGCGGCGTACCGGGGGTCTGGTTCTACAGCCTGGACGCCGACCAGGCCCTCGGGGTGAGGCTGGCGCGCGGGCTGTTCCACCTGCCGTACTTTGACGCGCGGCTGTGGGCCAGCCACGAGCGCGGGGTCACGCGCTACGCCGGGCTGCGCACCCACCGGGGCCAGCCCCCTCTGCGCTTCGCCGCCGCGTACCGGCCAGAAGGCGAGGAATTCACCGCCCCGCAGGGCAGCCTGGAAGCCTTCCTGACCCACCGCCTGTTCCTCTACAGCGCCGACCGCCAGGGCCGGGTGTACCGGGGGCCGATCACCCACCGGCCCTGGCCGCTGCGCCGCGCGCGCGCCGTGATCAGGGAGAACACGCTGGCCGCGCCGCTAGGCCTGGACCTGATGGGCCTGGGCGAGCCGCACCTGCTGCATGCCGAACGTCTGGACGTCCGGGCCGGCCTCATCCGGCGCGTGTAG
- a CDS encoding class I SAM-dependent rRNA methyltransferase: MPDLTRLLARRAGLPQEGTTVYRGLHTTETGGLFSLELAGDAGVLSLYAELGEAQEARLAADCAAAAAGAGTPLAGIYLKRRPAEARHLANVARGLLSPPEPVWGEARAEVTALELGVPFVIRPGADLSLGLFTDARPIRAWVRAHAPARVLNTFAYTCGFGLSAALGGAKTVKNVDLSRKVMAWGQENYALSGLGAPDTDFLYGDVFEWLGRLRRRGDEFDLVVLDPPSFARGKAGVWRSERDYAALIAQAADVTAPGGQILALLNHAGVPAAGFERQVAAGLLQAGRRGRVRTQLAPGEDYPQATHLKAHVWALD; this comes from the coding sequence GTGCCCGACCTGACCCGCCTGCTCGCGCGCCGCGCCGGGCTGCCGCAGGAGGGCACGACGGTCTACCGGGGCCTGCACACCACCGAGACCGGCGGCCTGTTCAGTCTGGAGCTCGCGGGCGACGCGGGCGTGCTGAGCCTGTACGCGGAACTCGGAGAAGCGCAGGAAGCGCGGCTGGCGGCCGACTGCGCGGCGGCGGCGGCCGGAGCGGGAACGCCCCTCGCGGGCATCTACCTCAAGCGCCGCCCCGCCGAGGCCCGGCACCTGGCGAACGTGGCGCGCGGGCTGCTCTCTCCGCCGGAGCCGGTATGGGGCGAAGCGCGGGCCGAGGTCACGGCCCTGGAACTCGGCGTCCCCTTCGTGATCCGGCCCGGCGCGGACCTGAGTCTGGGCCTGTTCACCGATGCCCGGCCCATACGCGCCTGGGTGCGGGCCCACGCGCCCGCGCGGGTGCTCAACACCTTCGCCTACACCTGCGGCTTCGGGCTGAGTGCGGCGCTGGGCGGGGCGAAAACCGTCAAAAACGTGGACCTTTCGCGCAAGGTGATGGCCTGGGGACAGGAGAACTACGCCCTGAGCGGCCTGGGTGCCCCCGACACCGACTTCCTGTACGGCGACGTGTTCGAGTGGCTGGGCCGGCTGCGGCGCCGGGGCGACGAGTTCGACCTCGTGGTGCTCGACCCGCCCAGTTTCGCGCGCGGCAAGGCCGGGGTGTGGCGCTCGGAGCGCGACTACGCCGCCCTGATCGCCCAGGCCGCCGACGTGACCGCGCCGGGCGGGCAGATTCTCGCGCTGCTCAACCATGCGGGCGTGCCGGCGGCGGGTTTCGAGCGGCAGGTGGCGGCCGGGCTGCTTCAGGCGGGCCGCCGGGGCCGGGTCCGCACGCAGCTCGCGCCCGGCGAGGACTACCCGCAGGCCACGCACCTCAAGGCCCACGTCTGGGCGCTGGACTGA